The genomic window TCAGAGTCATACTGCACGTAGCCAACTACTTCACTCATGGTGTCACCTTTGACTACGTGTTGAATTTGGTAGCCTTTGGGGGTCAATTGGATGTGAACTGCGTTAGTGTCGCCAAAGAGGTTGTGTAAATTACCCATGATTTCTTGGTAAGCACCATTGAGGAACATTCCCAGATAGTAAGGTTCTCCCGGCTGGAAGTGGTGCAACTCTAAAACTGATTTGACATCCCGCAGGTCAATAAAACGGTCGATTTTGCCATCGCTATCACAGGTGAGGTCTGCTAAGATTCCGCGCTGTTTTGGTTCTTCGTCTAGGCGATGGATGGGCATAATTGGGAATAGCTGATCGATCGCCCAGCAATCTGGTGCTGATTGAAACACTGAGAGATTAATGTAGTAGATGGAAGCCATGATTTTCTCTAGGTCTTCCAATTCATCGGGTACGTAATCATGCTGTCTGATAATGTTCAGAATTTTTTGACAGGAGGCCCAGTATAAGCGTTCGGCTTTAGCTCGTTCTCGGAGTCCCAAAATTCCCAAGTTAAAGCGGCTGATGGCTTCTTCTTTGAATTGAGTTGCGTCGTGATAGAACTCTTGATAGTTCTCTTTGTTAATTGATTGGTAGGTTTCCCACAGGTAATTAATCACTGGAGATTCACCTTCCTGGGGCGGTTCTGGTAAATCAAGGAGGACATCGCTGGTACTAAGAACATCAAAAATTAGTACCGACTGATGGGAAGAGATCGCTCGACCGCTTTCGCTAACCAGTGTGGGTACGGGTATTTGTCGTTCCGCACAGGTATCTTTTAACTCTGCTACGATGTCGTTAGCATAGTTCTGCATATTGTAGTTTTTCGAGGCGTAGAAGTTGGTCTGAGAACCGTCATAATCTACACCCAAGCCACCACCAACATCGAGGTATTTCATATCTGCACCCTGGGCTGCTAGTTCCACGTAGATACGGCTAGCCTCTTGGATGGCATCTTTAATCACGTTAATGGCGGAAATTTGCGAGCCGATATGGAAGTGCAGCAATTGCAAAGAACCGAGTAAATCAGCATCACGCAACTTGTCAACGGCCTGGATAATTTCGGGAATCGTCAGCCCAAACTTAGCGCGATCGCCTGTGGATGTACCCCAACGTCCCATCCCTTGGGTGCTTAATTTGGCGCGTACACCCAAAATCGGTTTAATTCCCAATTGGTGGCTAGCAGCAATCACCAAATCGACCTCTTCCACCTGTTCTAAGACGATAATAGGCGTTTGGCCTAGTCTTTGGGACAACATCGCCGTTTCGATGTATTCCCGGTCTTTGTAGCCGTTGCAAACGAGCAATGCGCCTGGGGTATCCAATAAAGCTAAGGCAATCATCAATTCTGGTTTAGAACCGGCTTCTAAACCAAACTGATGGGGTTTGCCAAATCTCACTAAATCTTCTATCAAATGACGTTGCTGATTACACTTGACAGGAAACACGCCACGATATACACCAGGGTAATTATAACGGGCGATCGCTTTCGCAAAACAAGCATTTAACCGTTCAATGCGGTCTTCCAAAATATCTGAAAAGCGGATTAGTAGGGGTAGCCCCAAATTACGCTGTTTCAAGGCGTTGACGAGT from Nostoc sp. UHCC 0870 includes these protein-coding regions:
- the speA gene encoding biosynthetic arginine decarboxylase, which codes for MGVESTATSDEVVKVPSNGNKLEGKGYRQKKLLPPSTGDVSRAWKIEDSEDLYRIEGWGQPYFSINAAGHVTVSPKGDRGGSLDLFELVNALKQRNLGLPLLIRFSDILEDRIERLNACFAKAIARYNYPGVYRGVFPVKCNQQRHLIEDLVRFGKPHQFGLEAGSKPELMIALALLDTPGALLVCNGYKDREYIETAMLSQRLGQTPIIVLEQVEEVDLVIAASHQLGIKPILGVRAKLSTQGMGRWGTSTGDRAKFGLTIPEIIQAVDKLRDADLLGSLQLLHFHIGSQISAINVIKDAIQEASRIYVELAAQGADMKYLDVGGGLGVDYDGSQTNFYASKNYNMQNYANDIVAELKDTCAERQIPVPTLVSESGRAISSHQSVLIFDVLSTSDVLLDLPEPPQEGESPVINYLWETYQSINKENYQEFYHDATQFKEEAISRFNLGILGLRERAKAERLYWASCQKILNIIRQHDYVPDELEDLEKIMASIYYINLSVFQSAPDCWAIDQLFPIMPIHRLDEEPKQRGILADLTCDSDGKIDRFIDLRDVKSVLELHHFQPGEPYYLGMFLNGAYQEIMGNLHNLFGDTNAVHIQLTPKGYQIQHVVKGDTMSEVVGYVQYDSEDLVENIRQRCEKALEEKRITLAESQRLLQTYEQSLRRYTYLNS